From the genome of Perca fluviatilis chromosome 1, GENO_Pfluv_1.0, whole genome shotgun sequence, one region includes:
- the r3hcc1l gene encoding coiled-coil domain-containing protein R3HCC1L, with the protein MELEQATEDCAQTQPTPTPTAQSKKPTQGLYVPKQRLQGSKEKAQTQGEVKPRPRPRYTDKAKKNAKNKKDKAGAAAREASVGGEDGGKTENGDPDVKEEQLQDTDVPVNGQPDATNVEADVTSWLEETSPQEGEGEGEEESWDTLFNDDGDCLEPHLLKELSLKEGRKKKSNQDPRFDYYNMDRDDEDDIDLTEDELAHIVEIYDFPAEFKTEDLLKLFQCYQERGFDIKWIDDSHALGLFSSPIAAREALRSRHPLMKLRPLSKSSSAIKAQARSCSDYLLPAKERPQTSAALARKLVIGALGIKSNQTKDQRESERKKLQEAREQKHLAAKQKEDAWEGK; encoded by the exons ATGGAGTTGGAACAGGCAACAGAAGACTGTGCTCAAACCCAGCCAACACCCACACCTACCGCTCAGTCAAAGAAGCCCACTCAGGGTCTGTATGTGCCCAAGCAACGACTTCAAGGCTCCAAAGAGAAAGCTCAGACTCAGGGAGAAGTAAAACCAAGACCCCGGCCTCGGTACACCGACAAGGCAAAGAAAAACGCCAAGAACAAGAAGGACAAGGCTGGAGCAGCGGCCAGGGAAGCGTCTGTtggaggagaagatggaggtaAGACAGAGAATGGGGATCCTGATGTGAAGGAAGAGCAGTTACAGGATACAGATGTGCCGGTTAATGGTCAGCCTGACGCCACCAATGTGGAGGCAGATGTTACCTCATGGCTGGAAGAAACATCCCCTCAGGAAGGGGAAGGGGAAGGGGAAGAGGAGAGTTGGGACACCTTGTTCAATGATGATGGAGATTGTCTGGAACCACACCTACTTAAGGAG CTCTCTTTGAAGGAAGGTAGAAAGAAGAAGTCAAACCAGGACCCCAGGTTTGATTACTACAACATGGACCGAGATGACGAGGACGACATCGACCTCACAGAGGACGAACTCGCTCACATTGTAGAGATCTACGACTTCCCTGCAGAGTTTAAGACGGAGGACCTTCTCAAGTTATTTCAGTGCTACCA AGAGAGAGGCTTTGACATCAAATGGATTGATGACTCCCATGCCCTGGGCCTCTTCTCAAGTCCCATAGCAG CTCGTGAGGCTTTAAGATCCAGACATCCACTGATGAAGTTGCGACCTCTTTCCAAATCCTCCTCTGCCATAAAGGCCCAAGCTCGTAGCTGCTCAG ACTACCTCCTGCCTGCTAAAGAGAGACCTCAGACCAGTGCAGCACTGGCTCGAAAGCTTGTGATCGGTGCCCTCGGTATAAAGAGCAACCAGACAAAGGATCAGCGTGAGTCTGAGAGGAAGAAGCTGCAGGAGGCGAGAG aacaAAAGCACCTGGCAGCCAAACAGAAGGAAGATGCTTGGGAGGGAAAGTGA